One genomic segment of Hemibagrus wyckioides isolate EC202008001 linkage group LG08, SWU_Hwy_1.0, whole genome shotgun sequence includes these proteins:
- the znf277 gene encoding zinc finger protein 277 isoform X2: MAAEKESTELSGGQDCILEPLCFPEELNARVNISTSDDCPVCCVLCSHTAPLTDKDQFLKHLLLEHKLVIADIKLIADFPKYMLYWKKRFTEQPITDFCSVIKTNSEGPAELQEFYFLLCDVLPEDRILREELQQKRLEEVLEQQQNERDDTSFQRSCMFCNEEFTGNRAVLLNHMAREHSFSIGLPDNIVYCTQFLDTLERKLDSMQCLYCEKVFRDKTTLKDHMRKKQHRRINASNHDYDRFYVINYLELGKTWEEVQSEDDRELMEDEDDDWSDWQALPVCAVCLFCNRQEETMDRIYTHMQEAHQFDLHKSKTDLNLKFYQQVKLVNYIRRELHQCRCYGCQRKFSTKEEVVRHLEEASHVMQLPDSTHWDQPQYYFPTYENDALLTALSDSEGECEGAEQSCDVPVFAEDISDLKALKQSSVLNKLLRNGGSSN; encoded by the exons ATGGCGGCTGAGAAGGAGAGTACTGAGCTATCAG GTGGGCAGGATTGTATTCTGGAGCCACTGTGCTTTCCTGAGGAGCTCAATGCTCGCGTTAACATCTCCACGAGCGACGATTGCCCGGTGTGCTGCGTCCTGTGCTCTCACACAGCTCCTCTCACGGATAAAGACCAGTTCCTGAAGCACCTGCTGCTGGAGCACAAACTGGTCATCGCCGACATCAAACTCATCGCCGACTTCCCAAA GTACATGCTTTACTGGAAGAAAAGGTTTACAGAGCAGCCCATCACAGACTTCTGCAGTGTCATCAAGACCAACTCTGAGGGACCTGCCG AGCTGCAGGAGTTCTACTTCCTCTTGTGTGACGTTCTGCCCGAGGACCGAATCCTTCGAGAGGAGCTCCAGCAGAAACGCctg GAGGAGGTTCTGGAGCAGCAGCAGAATGAAAGAGACGATACCAGCTTTCAGCGGAGCTGCATGTTCTGTAATGAAGAATTTACCGGAAACAG AGCCGTGCTGCTCAATCACATGGCCAGAGAGCACTCGTTCAGCATCGGCCTGCCCGACAACATCGTCTACTGCACACAGTTCCTGGACACGCTGGAGAGAAAACTGGACAG TATGCAATGTCTGTACTGTGAGAAAGTCTTCCGAGACAAGACGACCTTGAAAGATCACATGAGAAAGAAGCAACACAGGCGCATCAACGCCAGCAATCACGACTACGATCGCTTTTACGTCATCAATTACTTG GAGCTGGGGAAGACCTGGGAGGAAGTGCAGTCTGAGGATGACAGGGAGCTgatggaggatgaagatga TGACTGGTCTGATTGGCAGGCTCtcccagtgtgtgctgtgtgtctgttctGTAACCGGCAAGAAGAAACCATGGACAGGATCTACACTCACATGCag GAAGCTCATCAATTTGACCTCCACAAATCAAAAACGGATCTCA ACTTGAAGTTTTACCAGCAGGTCAAACTTGTGAACTACATCCGCCGTGAGCTCCATCAGTGCCGCTGTTATGGCTGCCAGAGGAAGTTCAGTACCAAAGAGGAAGTGGTGCGGCACCTGGAGGAGGCCAGTCATGTGATGCAGCTTCCAGATAGCACACACTGGGACCAGCCACA GTACTATTTCCCCACATATGAGAACGACGCTCTCCTCACTGCTCTCTCCGACAGCGAGGGCGAGTGTGAAGGAGCCGAGCAGAGCTGCGACGTGCCCGTGTTTGCCGAGGACATCTCCGACCTGAAGGCCTTAAAGCAGAGCAGTGTGCTGAACAAACTCCTCAGGAATGGAGGCAGCTCCAATTAA
- the znf277 gene encoding zinc finger protein 277 isoform X1, whose amino-acid sequence MAAEKESTELSGGQDCILEPLCFPEELNARVNISTSDDCPVCCVLCSHTAPLTDKDQFLKHLLLEHKLVIADIKLIADFPKYMLYWKKRFTEQPITDFCSVIKTNSEGPAGVKAHIYTSGKQDMVKELQEFYFLLCDVLPEDRILREELQQKRLEEVLEQQQNERDDTSFQRSCMFCNEEFTGNRAVLLNHMAREHSFSIGLPDNIVYCTQFLDTLERKLDSMQCLYCEKVFRDKTTLKDHMRKKQHRRINASNHDYDRFYVINYLELGKTWEEVQSEDDRELMEDEDDDWSDWQALPVCAVCLFCNRQEETMDRIYTHMQEAHQFDLHKSKTDLNLKFYQQVKLVNYIRRELHQCRCYGCQRKFSTKEEVVRHLEEASHVMQLPDSTHWDQPQYYFPTYENDALLTALSDSEGECEGAEQSCDVPVFAEDISDLKALKQSSVLNKLLRNGGSSN is encoded by the exons ATGGCGGCTGAGAAGGAGAGTACTGAGCTATCAG GTGGGCAGGATTGTATTCTGGAGCCACTGTGCTTTCCTGAGGAGCTCAATGCTCGCGTTAACATCTCCACGAGCGACGATTGCCCGGTGTGCTGCGTCCTGTGCTCTCACACAGCTCCTCTCACGGATAAAGACCAGTTCCTGAAGCACCTGCTGCTGGAGCACAAACTGGTCATCGCCGACATCAAACTCATCGCCGACTTCCCAAA GTACATGCTTTACTGGAAGAAAAGGTTTACAGAGCAGCCCATCACAGACTTCTGCAGTGTCATCAAGACCAACTCTGAGGGACCTGCCG GTGTGAAAGCTCATATTTATACCTCAGGGAAACAGGACATGGTCAAAG AGCTGCAGGAGTTCTACTTCCTCTTGTGTGACGTTCTGCCCGAGGACCGAATCCTTCGAGAGGAGCTCCAGCAGAAACGCctg GAGGAGGTTCTGGAGCAGCAGCAGAATGAAAGAGACGATACCAGCTTTCAGCGGAGCTGCATGTTCTGTAATGAAGAATTTACCGGAAACAG AGCCGTGCTGCTCAATCACATGGCCAGAGAGCACTCGTTCAGCATCGGCCTGCCCGACAACATCGTCTACTGCACACAGTTCCTGGACACGCTGGAGAGAAAACTGGACAG TATGCAATGTCTGTACTGTGAGAAAGTCTTCCGAGACAAGACGACCTTGAAAGATCACATGAGAAAGAAGCAACACAGGCGCATCAACGCCAGCAATCACGACTACGATCGCTTTTACGTCATCAATTACTTG GAGCTGGGGAAGACCTGGGAGGAAGTGCAGTCTGAGGATGACAGGGAGCTgatggaggatgaagatga TGACTGGTCTGATTGGCAGGCTCtcccagtgtgtgctgtgtgtctgttctGTAACCGGCAAGAAGAAACCATGGACAGGATCTACACTCACATGCag GAAGCTCATCAATTTGACCTCCACAAATCAAAAACGGATCTCA ACTTGAAGTTTTACCAGCAGGTCAAACTTGTGAACTACATCCGCCGTGAGCTCCATCAGTGCCGCTGTTATGGCTGCCAGAGGAAGTTCAGTACCAAAGAGGAAGTGGTGCGGCACCTGGAGGAGGCCAGTCATGTGATGCAGCTTCCAGATAGCACACACTGGGACCAGCCACA GTACTATTTCCCCACATATGAGAACGACGCTCTCCTCACTGCTCTCTCCGACAGCGAGGGCGAGTGTGAAGGAGCCGAGCAGAGCTGCGACGTGCCCGTGTTTGCCGAGGACATCTCCGACCTGAAGGCCTTAAAGCAGAGCAGTGTGCTGAACAAACTCCTCAGGAATGGAGGCAGCTCCAATTAA
- the znf277 gene encoding zinc finger protein 277 isoform X4 — translation MLYWKKRFTEQPITDFCSVIKTNSEGPAGVKAHIYTSGKQDMVKELQEFYFLLCDVLPEDRILREELQQKRLEEVLEQQQNERDDTSFQRSCMFCNEEFTGNRAVLLNHMAREHSFSIGLPDNIVYCTQFLDTLERKLDSMQCLYCEKVFRDKTTLKDHMRKKQHRRINASNHDYDRFYVINYLELGKTWEEVQSEDDRELMEDEDDDWSDWQALPVCAVCLFCNRQEETMDRIYTHMQEAHQFDLHKSKTDLNLKFYQQVKLVNYIRRELHQCRCYGCQRKFSTKEEVVRHLEEASHVMQLPDSTHWDQPQYYFPTYENDALLTALSDSEGECEGAEQSCDVPVFAEDISDLKALKQSSVLNKLLRNGGSSN, via the exons ATGCTTTACTGGAAGAAAAGGTTTACAGAGCAGCCCATCACAGACTTCTGCAGTGTCATCAAGACCAACTCTGAGGGACCTGCCG GTGTGAAAGCTCATATTTATACCTCAGGGAAACAGGACATGGTCAAAG AGCTGCAGGAGTTCTACTTCCTCTTGTGTGACGTTCTGCCCGAGGACCGAATCCTTCGAGAGGAGCTCCAGCAGAAACGCctg GAGGAGGTTCTGGAGCAGCAGCAGAATGAAAGAGACGATACCAGCTTTCAGCGGAGCTGCATGTTCTGTAATGAAGAATTTACCGGAAACAG AGCCGTGCTGCTCAATCACATGGCCAGAGAGCACTCGTTCAGCATCGGCCTGCCCGACAACATCGTCTACTGCACACAGTTCCTGGACACGCTGGAGAGAAAACTGGACAG TATGCAATGTCTGTACTGTGAGAAAGTCTTCCGAGACAAGACGACCTTGAAAGATCACATGAGAAAGAAGCAACACAGGCGCATCAACGCCAGCAATCACGACTACGATCGCTTTTACGTCATCAATTACTTG GAGCTGGGGAAGACCTGGGAGGAAGTGCAGTCTGAGGATGACAGGGAGCTgatggaggatgaagatga TGACTGGTCTGATTGGCAGGCTCtcccagtgtgtgctgtgtgtctgttctGTAACCGGCAAGAAGAAACCATGGACAGGATCTACACTCACATGCag GAAGCTCATCAATTTGACCTCCACAAATCAAAAACGGATCTCA ACTTGAAGTTTTACCAGCAGGTCAAACTTGTGAACTACATCCGCCGTGAGCTCCATCAGTGCCGCTGTTATGGCTGCCAGAGGAAGTTCAGTACCAAAGAGGAAGTGGTGCGGCACCTGGAGGAGGCCAGTCATGTGATGCAGCTTCCAGATAGCACACACTGGGACCAGCCACA GTACTATTTCCCCACATATGAGAACGACGCTCTCCTCACTGCTCTCTCCGACAGCGAGGGCGAGTGTGAAGGAGCCGAGCAGAGCTGCGACGTGCCCGTGTTTGCCGAGGACATCTCCGACCTGAAGGCCTTAAAGCAGAGCAGTGTGCTGAACAAACTCCTCAGGAATGGAGGCAGCTCCAATTAA
- the znf277 gene encoding zinc finger protein 277 isoform X3, producing MKVITSMLRSLPLSLSLSLSLSHSHTHTLFLWVIMSQQHHPSHASLGKSAMALLGNPVLPSPPQPVPHHSGALLNELLRPSSDVPCSTHGDDFTHSCWITHNNAAFEEVLEQQQNERDDTSFQRSCMFCNEEFTGNRAVLLNHMAREHSFSIGLPDNIVYCTQFLDTLERKLDSMQCLYCEKVFRDKTTLKDHMRKKQHRRINASNHDYDRFYVINYLELGKTWEEVQSEDDRELMEDEDDDWSDWQALPVCAVCLFCNRQEETMDRIYTHMQEAHQFDLHKSKTDLNLKFYQQVKLVNYIRRELHQCRCYGCQRKFSTKEEVVRHLEEASHVMQLPDSTHWDQPQYYFPTYENDALLTALSDSEGECEGAEQSCDVPVFAEDISDLKALKQSSVLNKLLRNGGSSN from the exons ATGAAAGTGATTACTAGCATGCTGAgaagtctccctctctctctctctctctctctctctctctctcactctcacacacacacattgtttctgTGGGTTATAATGAGTCAACAGCATCATCCCTCACACGCATCTCTGGGAAAATCTGCCATGGCGTTGCTAGGCAACCCTGTATTGCCATCACCACCGCAGCCCGTGCCGCATCATAGCGGGGCGCTGCTGAACGAACTGCTGCGACCTTCCTCAGATGTTCCCTGCAGTACACACGGAGACGACTTCACACACTCGTGCTGGATCACACACAATAACGCGGCTTTT GAGGAGGTTCTGGAGCAGCAGCAGAATGAAAGAGACGATACCAGCTTTCAGCGGAGCTGCATGTTCTGTAATGAAGAATTTACCGGAAACAG AGCCGTGCTGCTCAATCACATGGCCAGAGAGCACTCGTTCAGCATCGGCCTGCCCGACAACATCGTCTACTGCACACAGTTCCTGGACACGCTGGAGAGAAAACTGGACAG TATGCAATGTCTGTACTGTGAGAAAGTCTTCCGAGACAAGACGACCTTGAAAGATCACATGAGAAAGAAGCAACACAGGCGCATCAACGCCAGCAATCACGACTACGATCGCTTTTACGTCATCAATTACTTG GAGCTGGGGAAGACCTGGGAGGAAGTGCAGTCTGAGGATGACAGGGAGCTgatggaggatgaagatga TGACTGGTCTGATTGGCAGGCTCtcccagtgtgtgctgtgtgtctgttctGTAACCGGCAAGAAGAAACCATGGACAGGATCTACACTCACATGCag GAAGCTCATCAATTTGACCTCCACAAATCAAAAACGGATCTCA ACTTGAAGTTTTACCAGCAGGTCAAACTTGTGAACTACATCCGCCGTGAGCTCCATCAGTGCCGCTGTTATGGCTGCCAGAGGAAGTTCAGTACCAAAGAGGAAGTGGTGCGGCACCTGGAGGAGGCCAGTCATGTGATGCAGCTTCCAGATAGCACACACTGGGACCAGCCACA GTACTATTTCCCCACATATGAGAACGACGCTCTCCTCACTGCTCTCTCCGACAGCGAGGGCGAGTGTGAAGGAGCCGAGCAGAGCTGCGACGTGCCCGTGTTTGCCGAGGACATCTCCGACCTGAAGGCCTTAAAGCAGAGCAGTGTGCTGAACAAACTCCTCAGGAATGGAGGCAGCTCCAATTAA
- the znf277 gene encoding zinc finger protein 277 isoform X5, with the protein MLYWKKRFTEQPITDFCSVIKTNSEGPAELQEFYFLLCDVLPEDRILREELQQKRLEEVLEQQQNERDDTSFQRSCMFCNEEFTGNRAVLLNHMAREHSFSIGLPDNIVYCTQFLDTLERKLDSMQCLYCEKVFRDKTTLKDHMRKKQHRRINASNHDYDRFYVINYLELGKTWEEVQSEDDRELMEDEDDDWSDWQALPVCAVCLFCNRQEETMDRIYTHMQEAHQFDLHKSKTDLNLKFYQQVKLVNYIRRELHQCRCYGCQRKFSTKEEVVRHLEEASHVMQLPDSTHWDQPQYYFPTYENDALLTALSDSEGECEGAEQSCDVPVFAEDISDLKALKQSSVLNKLLRNGGSSN; encoded by the exons ATGCTTTACTGGAAGAAAAGGTTTACAGAGCAGCCCATCACAGACTTCTGCAGTGTCATCAAGACCAACTCTGAGGGACCTGCCG AGCTGCAGGAGTTCTACTTCCTCTTGTGTGACGTTCTGCCCGAGGACCGAATCCTTCGAGAGGAGCTCCAGCAGAAACGCctg GAGGAGGTTCTGGAGCAGCAGCAGAATGAAAGAGACGATACCAGCTTTCAGCGGAGCTGCATGTTCTGTAATGAAGAATTTACCGGAAACAG AGCCGTGCTGCTCAATCACATGGCCAGAGAGCACTCGTTCAGCATCGGCCTGCCCGACAACATCGTCTACTGCACACAGTTCCTGGACACGCTGGAGAGAAAACTGGACAG TATGCAATGTCTGTACTGTGAGAAAGTCTTCCGAGACAAGACGACCTTGAAAGATCACATGAGAAAGAAGCAACACAGGCGCATCAACGCCAGCAATCACGACTACGATCGCTTTTACGTCATCAATTACTTG GAGCTGGGGAAGACCTGGGAGGAAGTGCAGTCTGAGGATGACAGGGAGCTgatggaggatgaagatga TGACTGGTCTGATTGGCAGGCTCtcccagtgtgtgctgtgtgtctgttctGTAACCGGCAAGAAGAAACCATGGACAGGATCTACACTCACATGCag GAAGCTCATCAATTTGACCTCCACAAATCAAAAACGGATCTCA ACTTGAAGTTTTACCAGCAGGTCAAACTTGTGAACTACATCCGCCGTGAGCTCCATCAGTGCCGCTGTTATGGCTGCCAGAGGAAGTTCAGTACCAAAGAGGAAGTGGTGCGGCACCTGGAGGAGGCCAGTCATGTGATGCAGCTTCCAGATAGCACACACTGGGACCAGCCACA GTACTATTTCCCCACATATGAGAACGACGCTCTCCTCACTGCTCTCTCCGACAGCGAGGGCGAGTGTGAAGGAGCCGAGCAGAGCTGCGACGTGCCCGTGTTTGCCGAGGACATCTCCGACCTGAAGGCCTTAAAGCAGAGCAGTGTGCTGAACAAACTCCTCAGGAATGGAGGCAGCTCCAATTAA